ataaaacactGGAAgcaattccaaaattttctatTGATCAACTTGTTTGttcataaaaattgtaGCAAGTAAAAGGTGGAAACCTAAAGATGGAAAACATTGCAAAAATCAGTGATTTAGAAATGAAACGCATAAGTAATGACAATAcaaagataaataaatatttagaaATGATAAAGAAAAGGGACAAATTCTTATCAACAAtggaaaaatgaaaaaaaaaaaggaaaaacgAGTGACCGGATAAACCAGCAATGTACAGCAACAGCATAAGTGGAATCTTATACCCAGATACCTTTATCTAAAAGGAATAgcaagttaaaaaataagcaacATTGTGCAAGAAAATAACCAGCAAGCAacataataataataaggAACCGAGAACCAAACacatataataataataataaaagacGAGCCTCCATAAATAACACACAAACATCCGTTCATACCTCATCTCTCACGACTATATGAGGATGCAAATGAACATCTAAAGATTTACAATGACAAAACTTgactcaaaaaaataaccatCTGAACAATCCGATAAAACTTGTATGCTTGAAACACGGAAATAGCGGcaaaaaatggatgaaAAAAGCAATGCGATGCAATTCGAtgatgaagcaaaaaataaatcagaCATCCAAACTTCACTTCAAAGCAAGTTGCATTTTGGGAGACAGAGGAAATTAATGAATCTCAATGGATTGTTGTGTATGTTGTATAGCTGCGGTTTCCGGTCTCGGTACGATTGAGGGTGGTCTCTGAAGTATCGAGGTTGGAAGAACAGAAGTACTAGCGGTCTTTACCTTTATTAATGATGGCCTACGAACTGGTGAGGAGTTGGGCTGTGAATCGAGCTTTGGATTTGGTTCCGAATTGGGATGTGTGAGCGGCAAAGATTCCGACCTTGATTGAGGTTGCGAACTGGGCATAGAAGCTGGCAAAGAATGCGGTTGGGCCGAATCAGAAGTAACAGCGCTTAGCGTAGGTAGCTCTAACAACTCTTCCGTCTTGCatattttagaaaagatctttttatctttttcagGATCGGTATGCGTTTCTGAAGGCTTGGGTACCTTGGAGCCATAAGCAGCAAGTAAAGAAGTAATGACCTCCATTAGTGCCTTGCGAAGACGCACACTATCGACAACAGAATGGTCCAAGTTCATGTCCACTTTGGGTACATAAGGCTTTTGCAATAGACGATACATGAGGATACGAGTATTCTCGCAAACATGAAGGCCGCAATCACAATCATTAATTTGTTGTGGAGTCTTCATGTGTCGGACACGGAATTCCTTTTTAAGGAGAATGCCAAGGTTTTTGATGGCAAGGTTGCAGTCATTGGTATTACCATTGGACATGGAGTCATAGTACCAGCCCAAACCTTTTTCAACGGAGACGACTAACAAACTCCAATGCGAGCCGCTCTCGATACCACACTCATTGGTATCGTTGATAGGAAGAAAGATAAACGATGCATCAAACATGGCAGGAGGTAAGGCAGACTCGATTTCCAAAGGATTAGGAGCCTGGGCCAAAAAGAAGACCATAGCAGGACGAAGCAAGTATATTTGTTGACTCTCCTCCTTGGGACGTTTGAGCAAGACTTGACGCAACATAATTTCGTAAAAGAAATCGATGTTTGTATCAAGGATCCAATACCCAGGACGAAAGTGGTCGACGTCGTTTTTGCGAAGGGAAACCTCGAAATATTCAAGCCAGATGCGCGTAAACGGGGAACCGCAAGACTTTGATCcgctgctgctgctgccAAACAAGGAACGGAAAAAGccctttttcttctttttgggAGAAGCGGTATCAGAGCCATTAGAATTGGAAGAGCCGGTGGAGGGAGGACGTAAATTGCTAGACTTTTTCACAGCCTCGCTGTCGATTTCCTTTGTGAAAATGGAATTGGAGcgcattttttaaaagtggAATATAGGACAGTGggagaaagagaaaaagacGAATACAAGTTTTTA
This region of Schizosaccharomyces pombe strain 972h- genome assembly, chromosome: II genomic DNA includes:
- the nep2 gene encoding NEDD8 protease Nep2, with translation MRSNSIFTKEIDSEAVKKSSNLRPPSTGSSNSNGSDTASPKKKKKGFFRSLFGSSSSGSKSCGSPFTRIWLEYFEVSLRKNDVDHFRPGYWILDTNIDFFYEIMLRQVLLKRPKEESQQIYLLRPAMVFFLAQAPNPLEIESALPPAMFDASFIFLPINDTNECGIESGSHWSLLVVSVEKGLGWYYDSMSNGNTNDCNLAIKNLGILLKKEFRVRHMKTPQQINDCDCGLHVCENTRILMYRLLQKPYVPKVDMNLDHSVVDSVRLRKALMEVITSLLAAYGSKVPKPSETHTDPEKDKKIFSKICKTEELLELPTLSAVTSDSAQPHSLPASMPSSQPQSRSESLPLTHPNSEPNPKLDSQPNSSPVRRPSLIKVKTASTSVLPTSILQRPPSIVPRPETAAIQHTQQSIEIH